In Parafrankia discariae, a genomic segment contains:
- a CDS encoding tetratricopeptide repeat protein, which yields MPDTLGGLRLAGAVPLDPKPAQPPAPPAGQAGPGSTPGGGPGGAVPAGAAGPVVIDVTEATFAEDVVNRSMQVPVVVDFWAEWCGPCKQLSPVLERLAAADGGRWVLAKVDVDANPGLAQAAGVQGIPAVKAVVGGRIIGEFTGAVPEREVRGWLDQLLSVVEEAMGGLPGAGAEGGPALPPNLAAAEDAMAAGDLDAAAAAYQAQLAEAPADADATLGLARVELLRRVRGYDPVWLRQRLSESPDDVEAALAVADLTIAQGDPATGLGRLVDLVRRTSGDDREKLRAHLVGLFQALGDDEPAVAPARRALAAALF from the coding sequence ATGCCCGACACCCTCGGCGGCCTACGGCTCGCCGGCGCGGTCCCCCTAGACCCGAAGCCGGCCCAGCCGCCGGCGCCCCCCGCCGGCCAGGCCGGCCCCGGCAGTACTCCCGGTGGCGGGCCCGGTGGCGCGGTGCCCGCCGGCGCCGCCGGCCCGGTCGTGATCGACGTGACCGAGGCGACGTTCGCCGAGGACGTCGTGAACCGCTCCATGCAGGTTCCCGTGGTCGTCGACTTCTGGGCCGAGTGGTGCGGGCCGTGTAAGCAGCTCAGCCCGGTCCTGGAGCGTCTCGCCGCCGCCGACGGCGGTCGCTGGGTGCTCGCCAAGGTGGACGTCGACGCCAACCCCGGCCTCGCGCAGGCCGCGGGCGTGCAGGGCATCCCGGCGGTCAAGGCGGTGGTCGGCGGCCGGATCATCGGTGAGTTCACCGGCGCCGTTCCCGAGCGGGAGGTGCGCGGCTGGCTGGACCAGCTCCTGAGCGTCGTCGAGGAGGCGATGGGCGGGCTGCCGGGGGCGGGAGCCGAGGGCGGCCCCGCGCTGCCGCCGAACCTCGCCGCCGCCGAGGACGCGATGGCCGCCGGCGACCTGGACGCGGCCGCCGCGGCCTACCAGGCCCAGCTCGCCGAGGCCCCCGCGGACGCCGACGCCACGCTCGGCCTGGCCCGGGTGGAACTGCTGCGCCGGGTGCGCGGCTACGACCCGGTCTGGCTGCGCCAGCGGCTCTCGGAGAGCCCCGACGACGTCGAGGCGGCGCTCGCGGTGGCCGACCTGACCATCGCCCAGGGCGACCCGGCCACCGGCCTGGGCCGCCTGGTCGACCTGGTCCGGCGCACCTCGGGCGACGACCGGGAGAAGCTGCGGGCCCATCTGGTCGGGCTGTTCCAGGCGCTGGGCGACGACGAGCCGGCGGTCGCCCCGGCCCGGCGGGCCCTCGCCGCCGCGCTGTTCTGA
- the glgB gene encoding 1,4-alpha-glucan branching protein GlgB, which translates to MDDPDDTRRTGSVNGRPDSVNLSRFTDTAVVDRPAAADRPTGGDRPASSDRPAGVDRPAGAPEPAGAPDPANAPPVGLPGETLDRLVGGAHHDPHGVLGAHPARGWTVIRALRPDATAVTVLVDGARHPMTRLHSGGIFAVAVPGGLPDYRFEVTYPDSTHVVDDPYRHLPTLGEIDLHLIGEGRHERLWHVLGAHVRHLGRGPDSDSGAGTGTGTVAGVSFAVWAPNARGVRVVGDFDFWDGRGFPMRSLGSSGVWELFVPGVEAGTRYKYEILGSDGVWRQKADPLAFATERPPATASVVHESSYTWNDAAWLERRAGVPWHAAPVSVYEVHLASWRRGLSYLELAEQLVEYVRDNGFTHVEMLPVAEHPFGGSWGYQVTSYYAPTSRFGSPDEFRHLVDALHAAGIGVIVDWVPAHFPRDAFALGRFDGTPLYEHPDPRRGEQPDWGTYVFDFGRSEVRNFLVANALYWLEEFHVDGLRVDAVASMLYLDYSRPSGEWVPNAHGGRENLEAVSLLQEVNATVYRRVPGAMMIAEESTAWPGVTRPTHLGGLGFGFKWNMGWMHDTLDYSSRAPLFRTYHHHQMTFSLMYAFSENFVLPFSHDEVVHGKGSLLRKMPGDRRAQLANLRALYGYMWAHPGKQLLFMGCEFAQDNEWSEATSLDWHLLGEAGHDGVARLVRDLNHTYREIPALWERDSDPSGFSWIDASDAENNVFAFVRWGEDGERALACVTNFAGVGHVGYRLGFPFPGRWREVLNTDALDYGGGGMGNLGGITAETEPSHGLPASAALSLPPLSTVWFVHEPADGPQDSDSDSDSDSDELTVGEPAEGALPGPEA; encoded by the coding sequence GTGGACGACCCCGACGACACGAGACGGACCGGATCCGTGAACGGGCGCCCTGACTCGGTGAACCTGTCGAGGTTCACCGACACCGCCGTCGTGGACCGGCCGGCCGCCGCTGACCGGCCAACCGGTGGGGACCGCCCGGCCAGCTCGGACCGCCCGGCCGGCGTCGACCGCCCGGCCGGCGCCCCGGAGCCGGCCGGCGCCCCGGACCCGGCGAACGCGCCCCCGGTGGGACTGCCCGGGGAGACACTCGACCGCCTCGTCGGCGGCGCGCACCACGACCCGCACGGCGTGCTCGGCGCGCACCCCGCCCGGGGCTGGACGGTCATCCGCGCGCTGCGCCCCGACGCCACCGCCGTCACCGTCCTCGTCGACGGGGCGCGCCACCCGATGACGAGGCTGCACAGCGGCGGGATCTTCGCCGTCGCCGTGCCCGGCGGCCTTCCGGACTACCGGTTCGAGGTCACCTACCCCGACTCGACCCACGTCGTGGACGACCCGTACCGGCACCTGCCCACACTCGGCGAGATCGACCTGCACCTGATCGGCGAGGGACGCCACGAGCGGCTCTGGCACGTCCTGGGCGCGCACGTGCGCCACCTCGGCCGCGGACCGGACTCCGACTCCGGTGCCGGCACCGGCACCGGCACCGTCGCGGGGGTCAGCTTCGCGGTCTGGGCGCCGAACGCCCGGGGCGTGCGGGTGGTCGGCGACTTCGACTTCTGGGACGGCCGCGGCTTCCCGATGCGCTCGCTGGGCTCGTCGGGCGTCTGGGAGCTGTTCGTCCCCGGGGTCGAGGCCGGCACCCGCTACAAGTACGAGATCCTCGGTTCCGACGGCGTGTGGCGGCAGAAGGCGGACCCGCTGGCGTTCGCCACCGAGCGGCCCCCGGCCACCGCCAGCGTGGTCCACGAGTCGAGCTACACCTGGAACGACGCGGCCTGGCTCGAGCGGCGCGCGGGCGTCCCCTGGCACGCCGCCCCGGTCAGCGTCTACGAGGTGCACCTGGCCTCGTGGCGGCGCGGCCTGAGCTACCTCGAACTGGCCGAGCAGCTCGTCGAGTACGTGCGTGACAACGGCTTCACCCACGTCGAGATGCTGCCAGTGGCCGAGCACCCGTTCGGCGGATCCTGGGGTTACCAGGTCACCTCCTACTACGCGCCGACATCCCGCTTCGGCAGCCCGGACGAGTTCCGCCACCTCGTCGACGCGCTGCACGCCGCCGGGATCGGCGTGATCGTCGACTGGGTGCCCGCCCACTTCCCCCGGGACGCGTTCGCGCTCGGCCGCTTCGACGGCACCCCGCTCTACGAGCACCCGGACCCGCGCCGCGGCGAGCAGCCCGACTGGGGCACCTACGTGTTCGACTTCGGCCGCTCCGAGGTGCGCAACTTCCTCGTCGCCAACGCGCTCTACTGGCTGGAGGAGTTCCACGTCGACGGGCTGCGGGTCGACGCCGTCGCCTCGATGCTCTACCTCGACTACTCCCGGCCCTCCGGCGAGTGGGTGCCCAACGCGCACGGCGGCCGGGAGAACCTGGAGGCCGTCTCGCTGCTCCAGGAGGTCAACGCGACCGTCTACCGGCGGGTGCCGGGCGCGATGATGATCGCCGAGGAGTCCACGGCCTGGCCCGGGGTGACCCGCCCGACCCACCTCGGCGGCCTCGGCTTCGGCTTCAAGTGGAACATGGGCTGGATGCACGACACCCTCGACTACTCGTCGCGGGCGCCGCTGTTCCGTACCTACCACCACCACCAGATGACGTTCTCGCTGATGTACGCCTTCTCCGAGAACTTCGTCCTGCCGTTCAGCCACGACGAGGTCGTGCACGGCAAGGGCTCGCTGCTGCGCAAGATGCCTGGTGACCGCCGGGCCCAGCTGGCCAACCTGCGGGCGCTCTACGGCTACATGTGGGCGCATCCCGGCAAGCAGCTGCTGTTCATGGGCTGCGAGTTCGCCCAGGACAACGAGTGGAGCGAGGCCACCTCGCTGGACTGGCACCTGCTCGGCGAGGCCGGGCACGACGGGGTGGCCCGGCTGGTCCGCGACCTCAACCACACCTACCGGGAGATCCCGGCCCTGTGGGAGCGTGACTCCGACCCGAGCGGCTTCTCGTGGATCGACGCCAGCGACGCCGAGAACAACGTGTTCGCGTTCGTGCGCTGGGGCGAGGACGGCGAGCGGGCGCTGGCGTGCGTGACGAACTTCGCCGGCGTCGGCCATGTCGGCTACCGCCTGGGCTTCCCGTTCCCGGGCCGCTGGCGCGAGGTGCTCAACACCGACGCGCTCGACTACGGCGGCGGCGGCATGGGCAACCTCGGCGGGATCACCGCCGAGACGGAACCGTCACACGGCCTGCCCGCCTCGGCGGCCCTGTCGCTCCCCCCGCTGAGCACCGTCTGGTTCGTACACGAGCCGGCCGACGGCCCGCAGGACAGCGACAGCGACAGCGACAGCGACAGCGACGAGCTGACCGTTGGTGAGCCCGCGGAGGGCGCGCTACCCGGCCCCGAAGCCTGA
- a CDS encoding maltokinase N-terminal cap-like domain-containing protein, with amino-acid sequence MTDHHSELTALLSDWLPRQRWFAGKGRPGGRLRIGQDVRLSLGAAVKAAMHLLVVEVRYDDGGPPDHYQVPVVIRPDAPFGHEGFLVGESSVGLVYDGLHDSDGSAALLDYLRRSESREGLTATAVESLDDLPAHAVGAEQSNTSIVYGDAYILKVFRRLWPGTNPDLEITRVLARAGSGHVARPVAWLSGQLSGVPTTFAFMQDFLRTGAEGWLLALASVRDLYAEGDLHADEVGGDFAAEAERLGAATAQVHRDLAAALPTRPADAAALGEVADYLHRRLDAALAAVAELAPFEAALRTAYDEVRVADHAAPFQRIHGDLHLGQVLRVESGWVLFDFEGEPARPVPERTLLESPLRDIAGMLRSFDYAAQSMLLERADEPSLAYRALEWADRNRDAFCRGYGAVSGVDPRDGGAVLRGLELDKAVYEVLYEARHRPGWISIPLRSVERLTGGQPTQLPAP; translated from the coding sequence ATGACGGACCACCACTCCGAGCTCACGGCCCTGCTCTCGGACTGGCTGCCCAGGCAGCGTTGGTTCGCGGGCAAGGGCCGGCCGGGCGGGAGGCTGCGCATCGGGCAGGATGTCCGCCTCAGCCTCGGCGCGGCGGTGAAGGCGGCGATGCACCTGCTGGTGGTGGAGGTCCGCTACGACGACGGTGGACCCCCCGACCACTACCAGGTCCCGGTGGTGATCCGGCCGGACGCCCCCTTCGGCCACGAGGGGTTCCTCGTCGGCGAGTCGTCGGTGGGCCTGGTCTACGACGGCCTGCACGACTCCGACGGCAGCGCCGCCCTGCTGGACTACCTGCGCCGGAGCGAGAGCCGGGAGGGGCTGACCGCGACGGCGGTCGAGTCGCTGGACGACCTGCCCGCGCACGCGGTCGGCGCCGAGCAGTCGAACACCTCGATCGTCTACGGCGACGCCTACATCCTGAAGGTCTTCCGCCGCCTGTGGCCCGGGACGAATCCCGACCTGGAGATCACCCGGGTGCTGGCGCGCGCCGGCAGCGGCCACGTGGCCCGGCCGGTGGCCTGGTTGAGCGGGCAGCTCTCCGGCGTCCCGACGACCTTCGCGTTCATGCAGGACTTCCTGCGTACCGGGGCCGAGGGCTGGCTGCTGGCCCTGGCCAGCGTCCGTGACCTCTACGCCGAGGGCGACCTGCACGCCGACGAGGTGGGCGGCGACTTCGCCGCCGAGGCCGAGCGCCTCGGCGCGGCGACCGCCCAGGTGCACCGCGACCTGGCCGCCGCGCTGCCGACCCGGCCCGCCGACGCGGCCGCGCTGGGTGAGGTCGCCGACTACCTGCACCGCCGGCTCGACGCGGCGCTGGCGGCCGTGGCGGAGCTGGCGCCGTTCGAGGCCGCGTTGCGGACCGCCTACGACGAGGTCCGGGTCGCCGACCACGCGGCGCCGTTCCAGCGCATCCACGGCGATCTGCACCTCGGCCAGGTGCTGCGGGTGGAGTCGGGCTGGGTGCTGTTCGACTTCGAGGGCGAGCCGGCGCGGCCGGTGCCCGAGCGGACCCTGCTCGAATCCCCGCTGCGCGACATCGCCGGCATGCTCCGGTCGTTCGACTACGCGGCCCAGTCGATGCTGCTCGAGCGCGCCGACGAGCCCTCGCTCGCCTACCGGGCGCTGGAGTGGGCCGACCGCAACCGGGACGCCTTCTGTCGCGGCTACGGCGCGGTGTCCGGTGTCGACCCCCGGGACGGCGGCGCCGTCCTGCGTGGTCTCGAGCTCGACAAGGCCGTGTACGAAGTGCTCTACGAGGCGCGGCACCGGCCGGGCTGGATCAGCATCCCGCTGCGCTCGGTCGAACGGCTGACCGGCGGGCAGCCCACGCAGCTTCCCGCGCCCTGA
- the treS gene encoding maltose alpha-D-glucosyltransferase: MNEAEPFAEQPLRETAAEGGDTATSQDPQWFKRAVFYEVLVRGFADSNGDGTGDLAGLVSKLDYLEWLGVDCLWLLPIYSSPLRDGGYDISDYFQILPEFGDLGDFINLVDEAHRRGIRIIADLVMNHTSDEHPWFQASRSDPDGPYGDFYVWSDTDEKYPDARIIFVDTEKSNWTWDPVRGQYYWHRFFSHQPDLNYDNPDVQEAMLEVLRFWLDLGLDGFRLDAVPYLYVREGTNGENLPETHEYLRRVRKEIDAKYADRVMLAEANQWPSDVVEYFGNDDECHMAFHFPLMPRIFMAVRRESRYPISEILAQTPEIPPNCQWGIFLRNHDELTLEMVTDEERDYMYAEYAKDPRMKANIGIRRRLAPLLDNSRDQMELFTALLLSLPGSPVLYYGDEIGMGDNIYLGDRDGVRTPMQWSPDRNAGFSTTDPARLYLPVIMDPVYGYQALNVEAEQRMPTSFLSWTRRMIEVRKRHPVFGLGTYEELGASNPSVFAYVREFGDDRVLCVANLSRFAQPVELDLRRFAGLVPVELLGRVHFPPVGELPYLLTLPGHGHYWFALSNPGEFTQ; encoded by the coding sequence GTGAACGAGGCGGAGCCGTTCGCGGAGCAGCCGCTGCGCGAGACCGCGGCCGAGGGCGGTGACACCGCGACGTCCCAGGACCCGCAGTGGTTCAAGCGGGCCGTGTTCTACGAGGTGCTCGTCCGCGGCTTCGCCGACTCCAACGGCGACGGCACCGGTGACCTGGCCGGGCTGGTCTCGAAGCTGGACTATCTCGAGTGGCTCGGCGTGGACTGCCTGTGGCTGCTGCCCATCTACTCCTCGCCGCTGCGCGACGGCGGGTACGACATCAGCGACTACTTCCAGATCCTGCCCGAGTTCGGGGACCTGGGCGACTTCATCAACCTGGTCGACGAGGCACACCGGCGCGGGATCCGGATCATCGCCGACCTGGTGATGAACCACACCTCCGACGAGCACCCGTGGTTCCAGGCGTCGCGCTCCGACCCGGACGGCCCGTACGGCGACTTCTACGTCTGGTCCGACACCGACGAGAAGTACCCGGACGCCCGGATCATCTTCGTCGACACGGAGAAGTCGAACTGGACCTGGGACCCGGTGCGCGGCCAGTACTACTGGCACCGCTTCTTCTCCCACCAGCCCGACCTCAACTACGACAACCCGGACGTCCAGGAGGCGATGCTGGAGGTCCTGCGCTTCTGGCTCGACCTCGGCCTCGACGGCTTCCGGCTGGACGCCGTCCCCTACCTCTACGTGCGGGAGGGGACGAACGGGGAGAACCTGCCGGAGACGCACGAGTACCTGCGCCGGGTCCGCAAGGAGATCGACGCCAAGTACGCCGACCGGGTCATGCTCGCCGAGGCGAACCAGTGGCCCTCGGACGTCGTCGAGTACTTCGGCAATGACGACGAGTGCCACATGGCGTTCCACTTCCCGCTGATGCCGCGCATCTTCATGGCGGTGCGGCGGGAGTCGCGCTACCCCATCTCGGAGATCCTGGCGCAGACCCCGGAGATCCCGCCGAACTGCCAGTGGGGCATCTTCCTGCGCAACCACGACGAGCTGACCCTGGAGATGGTCACCGACGAGGAGCGGGACTACATGTACGCCGAGTACGCGAAGGATCCGCGTATGAAGGCGAACATCGGTATCCGCCGCCGCCTCGCCCCGCTGCTGGACAACAGCCGCGACCAGATGGAGCTGTTCACCGCCCTGCTGCTCTCCCTGCCCGGCAGTCCCGTGCTCTACTACGGCGACGAGATCGGTATGGGCGACAACATCTATCTCGGTGACCGCGACGGTGTGCGCACCCCGATGCAGTGGTCCCCGGACCGCAACGCCGGGTTCTCGACCACCGACCCGGCCCGACTGTACCTACCGGTGATCATGGATCCGGTGTACGGCTACCAGGCGCTGAACGTCGAGGCCGAGCAGCGGATGCCGACGTCGTTCCTGTCCTGGACCAGGCGGATGATCGAGGTCCGCAAGCGGCATCCCGTCTTCGGGCTCGGCACCTACGAGGAACTCGGCGCGTCGAATCCGTCGGTGTTCGCGTATGTCCGGGAGTTCGGCGACGACCGGGTGCTCTGCGTCGCGAACCTCTCCCGGTTCGCCCAGCCCGTCGAGCTCGATCTGCGGCGCTTCGCCGGCCTGGTGCCGGTGGAGCTGCTCGGCCGGGTTCATTTCCCGCCCGTCGGCGAGCTTCCGTACCTGCTGACGCTGCCCGGTCACGGACACTACTGGTTCGCTCTGTCTAATCCGGGGGAATTCACTCAGTAG
- a CDS encoding alpha-1,4-glucan--maltose-1-phosphate maltosyltransferase: MMIGRSVGRVVITDARPVVSCGQWPSRAVEGETLTVSATVFREGHDLIGANVVLSGPDGQGVPFTRMKLAAAGTDRYEADVVMGREGLWGYRVEAWADPLATWRHGIELKVGAGQTSDELAVDFEDGARLLLRALPGVPEPRRVDIARAIAVLRDDDLTDPHERIAAACSPGLVSLLDEHPLRELVTRTPLYRVWVDRERALYGSWYELFPRSEGASLDPPRSGTFLTAAERLPAVAAMGFDVVYLPPIHPIGEINRKGPNNTLTPGPEDPGSPWAIGSVEGGHDAVHPDLGTLDDFDLFVARARSLGMEVALDLALQCAPDHPWAKHHPEWFVVRSDGSIAYAENPPKKYQDIYPLNFDTDPIGLYHEILRVVRFWTARGVRIFRVDNPHTKPVEFWEWLIGQVKATEPDVLFLAEAFTRPAMMHTLAKIGFTQSYTYFTWRNERQELEEYAQELVDAAHYMRPNFFVNTPDILPGFLQTGGPAAFRIRAVLAAMLSPTWGVYAGYELYENAPVRAGSEEYLDSEKYQYKPRDWAGAERAGASLAPYLTQLNRIRREHPALRWMRNLHIHESATPEITVFSKRHTAARAGGPALGRLRPDDDLVIVVVNLDPHSARETTVRLDMPALGLDWGDRFEVHDELTGATYQWGRENYVRLEPTEPAHILTARRLP, from the coding sequence ATGATGATCGGACGTTCAGTAGGCCGGGTTGTCATCACCGACGCGCGCCCGGTCGTCTCCTGTGGCCAGTGGCCGTCGCGGGCGGTGGAGGGGGAAACCCTCACCGTCAGCGCGACGGTCTTCCGTGAGGGCCATGACCTCATCGGAGCCAATGTCGTTCTTTCCGGCCCCGACGGCCAGGGAGTTCCGTTTACGCGGATGAAACTCGCCGCCGCGGGCACGGACCGTTACGAGGCCGATGTCGTCATGGGCCGTGAGGGCCTGTGGGGCTACCGCGTGGAGGCCTGGGCTGATCCGCTGGCCACCTGGCGGCACGGCATCGAGCTCAAGGTCGGCGCCGGCCAGACCTCGGACGAGCTCGCGGTCGACTTCGAGGACGGTGCGCGGTTGCTGCTGCGCGCGCTGCCCGGAGTGCCCGAGCCCCGCCGGGTCGACATCGCGCGGGCCATCGCGGTCCTGCGCGACGACGACCTGACGGATCCGCACGAGCGCATCGCCGCCGCCTGCTCCCCGGGGCTGGTCAGCCTGCTCGACGAGCATCCGCTGCGTGAGCTGGTGACCCGCACCCCGCTGTACCGGGTGTGGGTGGATCGCGAGCGCGCGCTCTACGGCAGCTGGTACGAGCTGTTCCCCCGCTCGGAGGGGGCGAGCCTCGACCCGCCGCGGTCGGGTACCTTCCTCACCGCGGCGGAACGGTTGCCGGCCGTCGCCGCGATGGGCTTCGACGTGGTCTATCTGCCGCCGATCCACCCGATCGGCGAGATCAACCGCAAGGGCCCGAACAACACCCTCACCCCCGGCCCCGAGGACCCCGGCTCACCGTGGGCGATCGGCAGCGTCGAGGGCGGCCACGACGCCGTCCACCCGGATCTGGGGACGCTGGACGACTTCGACCTCTTCGTCGCGCGGGCCCGCTCGCTCGGCATGGAGGTCGCGCTCGACCTGGCGTTGCAGTGCGCGCCGGACCACCCCTGGGCGAAGCACCATCCGGAGTGGTTCGTCGTGCGCAGCGACGGTTCGATCGCGTACGCGGAGAATCCGCCGAAGAAATACCAGGACATCTATCCGCTGAACTTCGACACGGACCCGATCGGTCTCTACCACGAGATTCTGCGGGTGGTCCGGTTCTGGACGGCGCGCGGCGTCCGGATCTTCCGGGTCGACAATCCGCACACGAAGCCGGTCGAGTTCTGGGAGTGGCTCATCGGTCAGGTCAAGGCGACCGAGCCGGACGTGCTGTTCCTGGCCGAGGCGTTCACCCGCCCGGCCATGATGCACACCCTCGCCAAGATTGGCTTCACCCAGTCCTACACGTACTTCACCTGGCGCAACGAACGCCAGGAGCTGGAGGAGTACGCGCAGGAGCTGGTCGACGCGGCGCACTACATGCGGCCCAACTTCTTCGTCAACACCCCGGACATCCTGCCCGGGTTCCTGCAGACGGGCGGGCCGGCGGCGTTCCGCATCCGGGCGGTGCTCGCCGCGATGCTCTCCCCCACCTGGGGGGTGTACGCGGGGTACGAGCTGTACGAGAACGCCCCCGTGCGGGCCGGGAGCGAGGAGTACCTCGACTCGGAGAAATACCAGTACAAGCCGCGGGACTGGGCCGGCGCGGAACGCGCCGGAGCCTCCCTGGCGCCCTACCTGACCCAGCTCAACCGGATCCGGCGCGAACACCCGGCCCTGCGCTGGATGCGCAACCTGCACATCCACGAGTCGGCGACGCCCGAGATCACCGTCTTCTCCAAACGGCACACCGCGGCCCGGGCGGGCGGACCCGCCCTCGGCCGTCTCCGCCCCGACGACGACCTCGTCATCGTCGTCGTCAACCTTGACCCGCATTCGGCCCGGGAGACCACCGTGCGACTGGACATGCCCGCGCTCGGGCTCGACTGGGGCGACCGCTTCGAAGTGCACGACGAGCTGACCGGCGCCACCTACCAGTGGGGCCGCGAGAACTACGTCCGCCTGGAGCCGACCGAGCCCGCCCACATCCTGACCGCGCGACGCCTGCCGTGA
- a CDS encoding TerD family protein, translated as MGVSLSKGGNVSLTKEAPGLTNIVVGLGWDVRTTTGADFDLDASAIACRADGKVVSDGHFIFFNNLKSPEGAIEHQGDNLTGEGEGDDEKINVDLAGLPTEIDKIVFPVSIYDADSRSQSFGQVRNAFIRVVNAAGQTEIARYDLTEDASTETAMVFGEVYRHGAEWKFRAVGQGYASGLAGIARDYGVNV; from the coding sequence GTGGGAGTCAGCCTCAGCAAGGGCGGCAACGTGTCGCTGACCAAGGAGGCGCCCGGTCTCACGAACATCGTCGTCGGTCTCGGCTGGGACGTGCGGACGACCACCGGCGCCGACTTCGACCTGGACGCCAGCGCGATCGCGTGCCGGGCGGACGGCAAGGTGGTCTCGGACGGGCACTTCATCTTCTTCAACAACCTGAAGAGCCCGGAAGGCGCGATCGAGCACCAGGGCGACAACCTCACCGGCGAGGGCGAGGGCGACGACGAGAAGATCAACGTCGACCTGGCTGGCCTGCCGACCGAGATCGACAAGATCGTCTTTCCGGTCTCGATCTACGACGCGGACTCGCGCTCGCAGAGCTTCGGGCAGGTGCGCAACGCCTTCATCCGGGTGGTGAACGCCGCCGGCCAGACCGAGATCGCGCGCTACGACCTCACCGAGGACGCCTCGACCGAGACCGCCATGGTCTTCGGCGAGGTCTACCGGCACGGGGCGGAGTGGAAGTTCCGCGCGGTCGGCCAGGGCTACGCCTCCGGCCTCGCGGGAATCGCCCGTGACTACGGGGTCAACGTCTGA
- a CDS encoding DUF475 domain-containing protein, giving the protein MHALRIFGWSLAITVIGVAAAGVIGGGDAAAIVAILAVLEISLSFDNAVINATILRRMSEFWQRIFLSVGVIIAVFGMRLLFPIVIVALTAHLSPVDVFDLALNNEEEYGARLHDAHPSIAAFGGIFLFMIFLDFMFDPEREIQWIKRIEEPFRRAGQLDVVSVVLGLVALLVVGEAFSGDHTQQVLTAGVAGLATYLGVRGLGEFFEARGIGADADEDEDDAADADRAASGPAGANGSAPGKAAAPGRTTGTSDVVLATGRAAFFLFLYLEVIDASFSFDGVVGAFAISQNIFIIATGLGIGAMYIRSTTVYLVRRGTLGEYIYLEHGAHYAIGALAVILAVSIETEVSEIITGLIGVAFIGLALVSSIRHRSKERKTNLAGGDGAAAGDDPGGAGDPEDAPVVGTRS; this is encoded by the coding sequence GTGCACGCACTTCGGATTTTCGGCTGGTCCCTCGCCATAACGGTGATCGGGGTCGCGGCGGCCGGTGTGATCGGCGGCGGCGACGCCGCGGCGATCGTCGCCATCCTCGCCGTCCTCGAGATCAGCCTCTCGTTCGACAACGCGGTCATCAACGCGACGATCCTGCGCCGGATGAGCGAGTTCTGGCAGCGCATCTTCCTCAGCGTCGGCGTCATCATCGCCGTGTTCGGGATGCGGCTGCTGTTCCCGATCGTGATCGTGGCGCTGACGGCGCACCTCAGCCCGGTGGACGTCTTCGACCTGGCGCTGAACAACGAAGAGGAGTACGGGGCGCGGCTGCACGACGCCCACCCCTCGATCGCCGCCTTCGGCGGGATCTTCCTCTTTATGATCTTCCTTGACTTCATGTTCGACCCGGAACGCGAGATCCAGTGGATCAAGCGTATCGAGGAGCCGTTCCGCCGGGCCGGCCAGCTCGACGTCGTGTCCGTCGTCCTGGGGCTCGTCGCGCTGCTGGTCGTGGGGGAGGCCTTCTCCGGAGACCACACCCAGCAGGTGCTGACGGCCGGGGTCGCGGGTCTCGCCACCTACCTGGGTGTGCGCGGGCTGGGTGAGTTCTTCGAAGCCCGCGGCATCGGCGCGGACGCGGACGAGGACGAGGACGACGCGGCTGACGCGGACAGGGCCGCGAGCGGGCCGGCCGGGGCCAACGGCTCGGCACCGGGGAAGGCCGCGGCACCCGGGCGCACCACGGGTACCTCCGACGTGGTCCTCGCGACCGGTCGGGCCGCCTTCTTCCTCTTCCTCTACCTTGAGGTGATCGACGCGTCGTTCTCGTTCGACGGCGTCGTCGGGGCGTTCGCCATCTCGCAGAACATCTTCATCATCGCGACCGGCCTGGGTATCGGCGCCATGTACATCAGGTCGACCACGGTGTACCTCGTCCGGCGCGGGACACTGGGCGAGTACATCTACCTGGAACACGGAGCGCACTACGCGATCGGCGCGCTCGCCGTCATCCTGGCGGTCTCGATCGAGACCGAGGTTTCCGAGATCATCACCGGGCTGATCGGTGTGGCGTTCATCGGACTGGCCCTGGTGTCCTCGATCCGGCACCGCTCGAAGGAGCGGAAGACGAACCTCGCCGGCGGGGACGGCGCGGCCGCGGGCGACGACCCCGGTGGCGCCGGCGATCCCGAGGACGCGCCGGTCGTCGGGACCCGAAGCTGA